Below is a genomic region from Sphingomonas phyllosphaerae.
CGACCTGGCGACCGCTGCTCGAGAAATGCGGGCGCGATCTCGACACGATCCAGCCCGGCCTGTTCGACCGCGTGGATACCGCGCTCGCATCGCTCGAGCAGTCGTGGCCGCTCGGGCTGCCGGTCAGCGCGATCCACGCCGATCTGTTCCCCGATAACGTGCTGATGCACGGCGACGCCGTCACCGGGCTGATCGACTTCTATTTCGCCTGCACCGACGTCCGCGCCTATGATCTCGCGGTAATGCACTCGGCATGGACGTTCGATGCGCGCGGGGAGCATCCCGATGCCGCGGTCGGCGCGGCGCTGCTGGCCGGCTACACCGCCGCCTTCGGGCTCAGCGATGCGGAGCGCACCGCTCTGCCGCTGCTCGCGCGCGGTGCGTGCATCCGCTTCCTGCTCAGCCGCGCGTGGGACTGGCTCCACACCCCCGCCGACGCGCTGGTGATGCGCAAGGACCCGCTCGCCTATCTGCGCCGCCTCGACTGGTATGAAGCGCATCCAGAGGCGTTCGCATGACCGAGCTGACGCAGGTCGAGCTGTTCACCGACGGCGCGTGCAAGGGCAATCCCGGCCCCGGTGGCTGGGGCGCGGTGATCCGCGCCGGCAAGCACGAGAAGGAGCTGGCCGGCGGCGAGCCGCTCACCACCAACAACCGCATGGAGCTGACCGCCGCAATTCGGGGGCTCAACGCACTGACCCGCCCGTGCCGCGTGACGCTGTCGACCGACAGCCGCTATGTCATGGACGGGCTGACCAAATGGATCCACGGCTGGCAGAAGAACGGCTGGAAGACCGCCGACAAGAAACCGGTCAAGAACGCCGATCTCTGGCAGGCACTGATCGAGGCAGCCAAGCCGCACCGGGTCGAGTGGAAATGGGTCAAGGGTCACGCCGGCCATCCCGAAAACGAACGCGCCGACCGGCTGGCGAGCGACGCGGCGGTCGAGGCCGGGCGGACGAAAGCGACGGTCTAACACCCCCCTCCCCCCGTTCGCCCTGAGCTTGTCGAATGGCGTGTTGCAGGGCCCGTGCTTCGACAAGCTCAGCACGAACGGTGTTTAAAAAGACGATCTAACCAACCGCCGCTGCCGCCAGTCCCCGCACATCCACCCGCGCCTTCAGCCGCGCCGCGAGCAACGCCGTCCCGCTCACCTTGCGCTGGACGAACAACGTCTCGACGTGCGGCACATGCCACGTCGCGCGATCTGCGACCAACGCCTTGGCCTCCTCGCGCACCACCGGCACGAACGCACGATCGCCGAAGTCGAACGAACCCGGCCGGTTGAGCGCCTCGTCGATCGCCGCGATGATCCGGTCGATCGCGGGCCGATGCGCGTCCGCCGCTGCCCCGCCGAGAAACCCGACTTCCACGGCGGTTTCGCGGATCGCGTCACGGTCGCGCGCCAGCCCCGCCTCGATTAGCCGCCGATACCCCGCCGCGGTGTCCGCCGGCACGCGCCGCGCCGCACCGAAGTCGAGCAGCACCACCGCGTCCGTCTCCGGCTGCCATCGGTAATTGGCGAAGTTCGGATCGGTCTGCATCACCCCGAATTCGAACAATTCGCGCAGCACCAATGTGATGAGCGACGTCATCGCCGCATCGCGCGCGTCCTGCGCCGCCTCCGCGAGCGCCTCGATCGGCCGCCCCGCGACGAATTCCATCGCCAGCACGCGCTTGGTGGTCAGCGCTTCCTCCAGCGCCGGCACGACATAACGCGCATCACCCCGCAGCCGCTCGCGATAGGCGCGCAGTTCCGCGCCCTCGCGGACGTAATCGGCCTCCTCGGCAAGTTGCCGCTTGGCCTCCTCCAGCAATGGCCTCAGGTCGAGCGTCGCGGGCAACAGCCCCGACACGCGCAGCAGCGTCGCGACATTGTCGACATCGGCCTCGATACTGTCGGCGACCCCGGGATATTGCACCTTGATCGCCAGCACCCGCCCGTCGGGCAAGGTCGCGCGATGCACCTGCCCGATCGACGCGGCGGCGACCGGCGACGCCTCGAAATGCCGGAAGCGTCGCCGCCAGTCCGCACCCCATTCCTCGCGCAGCACGCGGTCGAGTTGCTGCGGTGGCATCCGGTACGCCTGATTGCGGAGCTGCGCGAGGATCGTCTGCAACTCGGGCGGCAGCACGTCGCCCGCGTCCATCGAGATCATCTGCCCCAGCTTCATCGCCGCGCCGCGCAGATGCGACAGCCGGTCGGCGACCCGCGCGGCATTGCCGGGGGTCAGGATCAGGTCGCCGACCTTCGGCCGCTCGCCCGCCGCCAGCCGCCGCGCGCCCTCGGCGAGCATCCCGCCCGCGACCCCACCCGCCAGCCGCCCGAACCCGCCGAGCCGCGCCAGCCGCCCGCTCGGCACCGCGCGGTGGCGGGCCTTGGAAAGATCGTCATCCTGCATCGCGGCAGAGCGCGGGAGAACCGCAGGCGGTTCCGTCCCTACCCGTCATCCCGGACTTGATCCGGGATCCCGCTTTTTCTTCTCCGCCAACCAGAAAGAAGCGGGGCCCCGGATCAAGTCCGGGGCGACGGATCGAACCTACACCCGCGCCAGCAACCGCCGCGCCTGAACCAGATGCGGCGCATCGATCATCTTGCCGTCGAGCTGCAACACCCCCGCCCCCGGCGCGGCCGCGAACGCCGCGACCACCGCCCGCGCGTGTGCGACCTGCGCATCGGTCGGCGTAAAGGCCGCGTTGATCGTCGCGACTTGCGCCGGGTGGATCGCCATCATCCCCGTAAAGCCATCGCGCGCCGCCCGCGCCGCATAGACCGCAAGCCCCGCCTCGTCGCGGAAAGCGGGATAGACGGTCTCGATCGCCGCCACCCCTGCCGCATGCGCCGCAAATAGCGCCAGCGAGCGCGCTAATTCATAAGGCGCGGTGAACCGCCCGTCTTCCTCACGACTGGTCGCCGCCCCGATCGCCGCGGGCAGGTCCTCCGCCCCCCACGTCAGCCCGGCGAGCGGCACGCCACACCCGGCATAGCTGCCGAGCTGAAAGATCGCCGCCGGGGTTTCGGTCGCGATCGGCAGGATCGGCGCATCGATCCCCACCGCCGCCAGCCGCGCCGCGAGATCGCGCACGCTCGTCGCCCCCTCCGCCTTCGGCAACACCACGGCATCCGGCAATAGCCCGCCAAGCGCCGCCAGATCCTCGTCCAGCAACGCCGTTCCGAGCGGGTTGACCCGCACGAACACCGCCACGTCACCACGCGCCGTCCGCAACCGCGCCGCAACCGCACCGCGCGCCGCGGCCTTGGCCGCCGGCGCGACCGCATCCTCCAGATCGAGGATCAACGCGTCCGCCCCGCTCGCCGCGGCCTTGTCGAATCGTTCGGGCCGGTCCCCCGGCACGAAAAGCAGCGAGCGCAGCCTCATGCCACGCGCCGCTTCAGCAGCGCGGTGCGTAGGCACTGGCACACCACCTCATCACGCTGGTTGAGCAACCGGTGCGCGAAGGTGACGATCCCCGCCTCCGGCCGCGAGCGGCTGTCCTTCAGCTCATGCACCTCGGTTTCAGCGCGCAGCGTGTCGCCGATGAACACCGGCTTCGGCATCACCAGCTTGTCGTACCCGAGATTGGCGACCAGCGTCCCCAAGGTCGTGTCGCCGACCGACAGCCCGACCATCAGCGCGAAGGTGAAGGTGCCGTTGACGAGAATTTGCCCGAACTCGCTCGCCTTCGCCGCCTCGGCGTCGAGGTGGAGCGGCTGCGGATTGTGCGTCATCGTCGTGAACAGCAGATTGTCGGTTTCGGTCACGGTGCGACGGATGTCGTGGACGATCCGGTCGCCGACCTGCCATTCGTCGTAATGCCGCCCGGCCATCATTCCTCTCCCGCGCTGATCCGCGCCAGCAACATGCCTTCGGTCACCTGCGCGCCCTCGCTCACCTTCAGCTCGGCAACGACGCCGTCGAATGGTGCGAGCAGCGCCTGCTCCATCTTCATCGCCTCCAGCACCAGCAACCGCTCGCCCCGCGCGACCCGCTGCCCCTGCGCGACCGGCACCGCGATCACGCGCCCCGGCATCGGCGCGAGCAGCGCGCCGTCGCCCTCGCTCACCCCGCCGAGATGATCCGCGCGTCGCGCCGCGAACGGCCACGCCTCGCCGCCCGCGAACAGCACGCCGTCTGCGACTTCGGCCTCCCGCAACACCGCAGGCTCGGCGACATACGGCTTGCCCGCCACCTCCACCGCCACCTGCAACGATGGCGCGGCATTGGCGCGGAACCCGCGCAGCGCGGTCCACGGCGTCTCGCCCGCTTCGGGCAACAGCGCGAATGCTGCCGCCGCAACCACCGTTGCCGACGCCTCCGCCGCCGGGATCAGCGCCTCGGCATGGCGCGCGATGAACCCGGTATCGACGCGCCCCGCGACGAAATCGGGATGCGCCGCCGCGCGCGCCAGAAACGCGGCGTTGGTCCGCACCGGCCACACCTGCGTCCCGGCGGCCGCCGCCGCAAGCCGTTGCGCCGCCTGCGCCCGCGTCGCGCCATGGACGACCAGCTTGGCGATCATCGGGTCATAGAAGGGCGTCACCGCCCCGCCCTCATCGACCCCGCTGTCGACGCGCACGCCCTCGGGAAAGCGCAACCGCTCCAGCGGCCCGGTCGACGGCAGGAACCCGGTCGATGGGTTCTCGGCATAGAGCCGCGCCTCCATCGCCCAACCATGGATCGCCAATTCGTCCTGCGGTTTGGGCAGCGGCTCGCCGCTCGCGACGCGCAATTGCCATTCGACCAGATCCTGCCCGGTGATCGCCTCGGTGACGGGATGCTCGACCTGCAAGCGCGTGTTCATTTCCATGAACCAGATGCGATCGGCGCGCGGGCCGTCGGAGGCGTCGGCGATGAACTCGATCGTTCCCGCCCCGACATAATCGACCGCCTTGGCCGCGCGCACCGCCGCGTCGCACACCGCCGCGCGCGTTGCCGGGTCCATCCCCGGCGCGG
It encodes:
- the thrB gene encoding homoserine kinase, which translates into the protein MAVYTHVSAEALAAFLRRYDVGELVSVKGIAEGVENSNYLVDTTASRFILTLYEKRVAADDLPFFMALLDHLAARGLAVPPAIPDRDGAVIQTLEGRPACLIRFLTGVSVSHPTPAQAQAAATAMGDMHAALADFRQTRVNSMGIATWRPLLEKCGRDLDTIQPGLFDRVDTALASLEQSWPLGLPVSAIHADLFPDNVLMHGDAVTGLIDFYFACTDVRAYDLAVMHSAWTFDARGEHPDAAVGAALLAGYTAAFGLSDAERTALPLLARGACIRFLLSRAWDWLHTPADALVMRKDPLAYLRRLDWYEAHPEAFA
- the rnhA gene encoding ribonuclease HI → MTELTQVELFTDGACKGNPGPGGWGAVIRAGKHEKELAGGEPLTTNNRMELTAAIRGLNALTRPCRVTLSTDSRYVMDGLTKWIHGWQKNGWKTADKKPVKNADLWQALIEAAKPHRVEWKWVKGHAGHPENERADRLASDAAVEAGRTKATV
- a CDS encoding AarF/ABC1/UbiB kinase family protein; this encodes MQDDDLSKARHRAVPSGRLARLGGFGRLAGGVAGGMLAEGARRLAAGERPKVGDLILTPGNAARVADRLSHLRGAAMKLGQMISMDAGDVLPPELQTILAQLRNQAYRMPPQQLDRVLREEWGADWRRRFRHFEASPVAAASIGQVHRATLPDGRVLAIKVQYPGVADSIEADVDNVATLLRVSGLLPATLDLRPLLEEAKRQLAEEADYVREGAELRAYRERLRGDARYVVPALEEALTTKRVLAMEFVAGRPIEALAEAAQDARDAAMTSLITLVLRELFEFGVMQTDPNFANYRWQPETDAVVLLDFGAARRVPADTAAGYRRLIEAGLARDRDAIRETAVEVGFLGGAAADAHRPAIDRIIAAIDEALNRPGSFDFGDRAFVPVVREEAKALVADRATWHVPHVETLFVQRKVSGTALLAARLKARVDVRGLAAAAVG
- a CDS encoding CoA ester lyase, with the translated sequence MRLRSLLFVPGDRPERFDKAAASGADALILDLEDAVAPAAKAAARGAVAARLRTARGDVAVFVRVNPLGTALLDEDLAALGGLLPDAVVLPKAEGATSVRDLAARLAAVGIDAPILPIATETPAAIFQLGSYAGCGVPLAGLTWGAEDLPAAIGAATSREEDGRFTAPYELARSLALFAAHAAGVAAIETVYPAFRDEAGLAVYAARAARDGFTGMMAIHPAQVATINAAFTPTDAQVAHARAVVAAFAAAPGAGVLQLDGKMIDAPHLVQARRLLARV
- a CDS encoding MaoC family dehydratase; protein product: MAGRHYDEWQVGDRIVHDIRRTVTETDNLLFTTMTHNPQPLHLDAEAAKASEFGQILVNGTFTFALMVGLSVGDTTLGTLVANLGYDKLVMPKPVFIGDTLRAETEVHELKDSRSRPEAGIVTFAHRLLNQRDEVVCQCLRTALLKRRVA
- a CDS encoding ATP-grasp domain-containing protein; this translates as MIASLLIANRGEIARRIIRTARALGIRTIAVHSDVDADMPFVREADEAVCIGTAAAADSYLRQDRLLDAARATGAEAIHPGYGFLSENAQFAEAVIAAGLVWVGAPPAAIRAMGLKDAAKARMIAAGVPVTPGYLGEDQSPERLAAEADAIGYPVLIKAVAGGGGKGMRQVDAPADFAEALASCQREAAASFGDDRVLIEKYILSPRHIEVQVFGDTHGQVVHLFERDCSLQRRHQKVIEEAPAPGMDPATRAAVCDAAVRAAKAVDYVGAGTIEFIADASDGPRADRIWFMEMNTRLQVEHPVTEAITGQDLVEWQLRVASGEPLPKPQDELAIHGWAMEARLYAENPSTGFLPSTGPLERLRFPEGVRVDSGVDEGGAVTPFYDPMIAKLVVHGATRAQAAQRLAAAAAGTQVWPVRTNAAFLARAAAHPDFVAGRVDTGFIARHAEALIPAAEASATVVAAAAFALLPEAGETPWTALRGFRANAAPSLQVAVEVAGKPYVAEPAVLREAEVADGVLFAGGEAWPFAARRADHLGGVSEGDGALLAPMPGRVIAVPVAQGQRVARGERLLVLEAMKMEQALLAPFDGVVAELKVSEGAQVTEGMLLARISAGEE